The following are encoded together in the Aciduricibacillus chroicocephali genome:
- a CDS encoding YkyA family protein, whose protein sequence is MKKLILGYGFVGTILIVFLAACGGSPAEKMHKNMEESVGIEKKAADVQDKIISLEKKEKQSYDKLISLDDHKMKEIKKLSNDAKSNIDKRRVLVKEEKEIMNDSKENFQKIEGQIDKLKTKKEKVKAKAMHKAMMERYKLYGKLNKAYKRSLADEKEMYSLLAKKDATHDQVKNVIEKVNKSYDKLVQANKSFNVQTEKYNDFKKAFYKTTDLDVSYKK, encoded by the coding sequence ATGAAGAAACTAATACTTGGATACGGATTCGTAGGCACTATATTAATAGTGTTTCTTGCGGCTTGTGGGGGATCTCCTGCGGAAAAAATGCATAAAAACATGGAAGAATCCGTAGGTATTGAGAAAAAGGCTGCTGATGTGCAGGATAAAATCATTAGTTTGGAAAAGAAGGAAAAACAAAGCTACGATAAATTAATCAGTCTTGATGACCATAAGATGAAGGAAATTAAAAAACTGTCAAATGATGCAAAATCAAATATTGACAAACGTCGCGTCCTCGTCAAAGAGGAAAAAGAGATCATGAATGACTCCAAAGAAAATTTCCAGAAAATTGAGGGTCAAATTGATAAACTTAAAACAAAAAAAGAAAAAGTGAAGGCAAAAGCAATGCATAAAGCGATGATGGAACGTTACAAGCTTTATGGTAAATTGAATAAGGCTTATAAAAGATCACTCGCTGATGAAAAAGAAATGTACAGTCTGCTGGCAAAAAAAGATGCAACACATGACCAGGTGAAAAACGTAATTGAAAAAGTAAATAAAAGCTATGACAAGCTCGTTCAGGCAAACAAATCATTTAACGTGCAAACGGAAAAGTATAACGACTTTAAAAAAGCATTCTATAAAACAACGGACCTTGATGTCAGTTATAAGAAGTAA
- the pdhA gene encoding pyruvate dehydrogenase (acetyl-transferring) E1 component subunit alpha produces MIQILDEEGNVVNEADMPDLSDEDLKELMRRMVYTRVLDQRCVALNRQGRLGFYAPTAGQEASQLASQFALEKEDFILPGYRDVPQIIWHGLPLYQAFLFSRGHFHGNQMPEGVNALSPQIIIGAQYVQAAGVALGMKKRGKKSVAVTYTGDGGTSQGDFYEGINVAGAYKAPAIFFVQNNRFAISVPVELQTNAKTLAQKAVAAGIEGYLVDGMDPLAVYAVTKYARERAINGEGPSLIETLTYRYGPHTLAGDDPTRYRTEELDKEWEKKDPIVRFRAFLEKKNLWTAEEEEAVMEKAKEEIKEAIKKADQYPKQKVTDLIDNMFEELPSNLQEQMKQYKEKESK; encoded by the coding sequence ATGATCCAGATTCTGGATGAGGAAGGCAATGTTGTGAATGAAGCGGACATGCCTGATCTTTCCGATGAAGATCTTAAGGAACTTATGCGCCGCATGGTTTATACGAGAGTACTTGACCAACGTTGTGTCGCATTGAACAGACAGGGGCGCCTCGGCTTCTATGCACCTACAGCGGGACAGGAAGCTTCTCAGCTCGCTAGCCAGTTCGCACTTGAGAAAGAAGACTTTATACTTCCTGGTTACAGAGATGTTCCACAAATTATTTGGCATGGTTTGCCACTTTATCAGGCATTCTTGTTCTCACGCGGTCATTTCCATGGCAATCAGATGCCTGAAGGTGTTAATGCGCTTAGTCCTCAGATCATTATCGGGGCTCAGTATGTACAGGCTGCAGGCGTTGCTCTCGGTATGAAAAAACGCGGCAAGAAATCAGTAGCCGTTACATATACAGGTGATGGCGGAACGTCTCAAGGTGATTTCTATGAAGGAATCAACGTTGCCGGGGCTTATAAAGCGCCAGCAATTTTCTTTGTTCAAAATAACCGCTTTGCGATTTCTGTACCAGTTGAGCTTCAAACAAACGCGAAAACACTCGCCCAGAAGGCTGTAGCTGCTGGTATCGAAGGTTATCTAGTTGATGGTATGGATCCACTAGCAGTTTATGCAGTTACTAAATATGCACGTGAGCGCGCAATCAATGGGGAAGGTCCGTCACTTATCGAGACACTTACTTACCGTTATGGTCCGCACACACTTGCAGGTGACGATCCGACACGTTATCGTACAGAGGAATTGGATAAAGAATGGGAAAAGAAAGACCCAATTGTACGTTTCCGCGCCTTCCTCGAGAAGAAAAACCTATGGACTGCTGAAGAAGAAGAGGCAGTAATGGAAAAGGCTAAGGAAGAGATCAAAGAAGCGATCAAAAAGGCTGATCAATACCCTAAACAAAAAGTAACAGATCTAATTGATAATATGTTTGAAGAGCTTCCTTCGAACTTGCAGGAACAGATGAAACAATACAAAGAAAAGGAGTCGAAGTGA